CCAATCGCGACGTATCGTCGTCAACGCCTGGCACCCCGCGAACGCGACCGTCTCGACGCTCCCGCCGTGTCACTACACCTTCGTGTTCAACGTCCAGGGCGATCGCCTGAACCTGCACCTCACCCAGCGCTCGGGCGACCTGGCGCTCGGCATCCCGTTCAACATCGCCGCCTACTCGATCCTGCTGACGGCCGTCGCCCAGCGCACCGGCTTCGAGCCCGGCACGTTCGCCCACAGCGTCGTCGACGCCCACGTCTACTGCGGCACCGGCGACCGTGGCGACTGGTACGGCGACGCCGACGCCCGCGCGATGCTCCGTGACGGCCTCGCGGACGCCGAGTCGCGCGAGGAGTACGAGCGGCTGGCCGACTGGGTCGAGGAGACCGCGCCCGCGGAGGCCGAAGGCGACGAGAAGAAAGACCACGTCCCCGGCCTGCTGCGACAGCTCGGCCGCGAGCCGCGCGAGAAGCCGACGCTGCGCGTCGCCGACAAGCCGCTCGACGAGTTGGCGTTCGACGACATCGAGCTGCTGGAGTACGACCCGGGGCCGGGCATCGAGTTCGCGGTCGCCGAGTGATGCCGGACGGTCCCGGCTCGACCGACGGGTCCCCTTCGACCGGCGCCGACACGGACGGTGAGGGCGGAGGCGGCGGCGATATTCGCGTCTCGCTCATCGCCGCCGTCGCCGCCAACGGCGTCATCGGCGCCGAGGGCGGGATGCCGTGGCACTTCCCCGCGGACATGCGCCACTTCAAGGAGACCACAACGGGACACCCCGTGATCATGGGCCGGCGGACGTACGAGTCGATCGCGAGCGACATCGGCGGCCCGCTGCCCGACCGGACGAACGTCGTCCTCTCGCGGTCGGACCCGGACCTCCCGGAGGAGGTGATCGTCACCGGGTCCGTCGAGGAGGCGCTCGCGGCCGCCCGCGCCGACGCCGCCGAACGGGGCGTCGACACCGTCTACGTCGCCGGCGGCGGCGCCGTTTACGGGCAGTTCCTCCCGCTTGCCGACGAGCTAGTCCTCACCGAGATCCACGACTCACACGAGGGGGACACCGAATTTCCCGAGTTCGATCGGGGTGAGTGGGTCGAGGTCGACCGGGAGGAACACGACGCGTTCGACTTCGTCGTCTACGAGCGCCGGAGATAGCGCGCGCGGTCGAGGACAGCCGCACCATGCAGAACGGCTTTCCGCCCGCCGCGCCATCCGTCGAGCGAACATGGCTCGCCCTCGCCTCGTCGCGCTCGCCTGCTGCCTCCTGCTCGTGCTCGCGGGTTGTGTCGTCGGGCCGGCGGGCAGCGACGCGACCGTCGGCGGCGGGGACACCGCGACCGCGCCGCCCGGCTCGGACGGAACGCCGGCCACCGCCGCCCCGCCGGCGGACGGCATCCGCGTGACCGTCGTCGAGATCGTCGACGGCGACACGTTCCGGTTCGAATACGAGAACGGCACGACCGACACGGCCCGGCTGCTGGGCGTCGACACGCCGGAGGTGTACGGCGAGAACTCCCCGGACGAGTTCGAGGGCGTCCCCGACACGGAGGCCGGCCGGTCGTGTCTCCGCGAGTACGGCGATCGCGCCAGCGCCTACGCGAAGAACCGCCTGCTCGGCGAGGAGGTGACGCTCGCCTTCGACTCGAACGAGCCCCGTCGCGGCTACTACGACCGGCTGCTCGTGTACGTCCACCACGACGGCGGGTCGTTCAACTACGCGCTGATCGACCGCGGGCTGGCCCGCGTGTACGACTCGTCCTTCGAACGCGGCGACCGCTTCTACGCCGCCGAGGAGCGGGCGATGGCCGCCGACCGCGGGCTGTGGACCTGCCGCGACGGCACGCCCGGCCCCGCCGGCGAGGACGAGACGATCGCCACCGCGTCCGCGACGGCGACGCCCGCCGGCGACGGGGTCGTCGTCTCGCGGATCCACGCCGACGCCGAGGGCGAGGACGGCGAGAACCTCAACGACGAGTACGTCGTCCTCACGAACCGCGGCGACGAGCCGGTCGACCTCTCGGGGTGGACGCTGTCGGACGAGGCTGGCTTCACCTACGAGTTCCCCGACGGCGTGACGCTCCCCGCGGACGCGTCGCTCACGCTCCACGTCGGCAGCGGCGAGGACACCGAGACGGACCTGTACTGGGGCCGGGAACGACCGACGCTCAACAACGACGGCGAGACGGTGACCCTGCGCGACGAGGACGGGAACCTCGTCGCCGAGCGGTCGACCTGAGGCGTCCCGCCTCCGGCGACACAGCTATCCGTCGCACGTGGATCGTTCGCATGTGCCACATCTTCGCTTCGACCTCTCGGTCGCCGTCACCGACGACGAGCGCGCGTCGTTCGCCGAGTGGGTCGCCGAGACCTACGCCGAGGTCATGGACACCGGAACCGACCACGTCGGCGTGGCGGTCGTCGAGAGCGACCCGCAGTTGGGCGGGGCCGGGGAGGACGACCCGGTCGCGCTCGTGAACGCGGACGTGCGCGTCGGCCGAACCGTCGACCAGCGACACGCGCTCGCCCGCCGCCTCACCACGGAACTCGGCGACCGGTTCGGGATTCCCGAGCGGACGGTGTACGTCGTCGTCACGGAGCATGAGGGCGCCGACTTCGTGCTCGGCGGGGAGCCGCTCGACGCGTGGGAGCCCGCCGAGCGCGACGGTTCGAGCGTCGGCCGCGACGGCGATGCCGGGTCGTAGGGGTCCCGGACTCAGGGTTTCCGCAGCACCGCCTCGTAGTGGTGGTCGTTCGAGTACCGGACCGTCGCGACCGACCACTCCGAGCCGACGCACGCCTCCCGGAGCACGTCGGGCGCGAACGGCCGGAACAGCAGGGTGTCGCCCACGTCCCCCTCGTACTCGAAGTGCATCACGCGGTAGCCCATCCCCGGCGTGGGGTCCGGCCGCCAGCCGAGGAGGTCGCGCGCCCCGTCCGCCTCGGGGTCGTAGTTGTCGACGACGGCGACTGCGTCGTCGGTCGTCACGAACGCGAGGTCGGCGAGGAACTCCCGGAGGCGGTGCGGCGGTCGCGCCAGTCCGAGTTGGGTGCCGTGGGCGTACACCCCGCGGAAGCGGTCGCGGTCGAACGACTCCCGTAGCGCGAACATGTCGCCCCGAACCGCCGAGTCGACGCCGCGCTCGCGCATCGTCGCGACGAGGTGGGCGGACGGCTCCAGCCCCACCACCTCCCCCTCGTAGCGTTCCTGAAACCGGAGCACGTCGCGACCGGCGCCGGCGCCCAGATCGAGCAGCGGCGCCGCCAGTCCGTCGGAATCGAGCGTCTCGTAGGCCGACTCGTCGCGCTCGGCGAAATAGAACCCCTCGATCGGGTGTTCCACGCGCTCGGCGCCGTCGACGCACCACAGCGGCTCGGTCTGCTCGTCGCGCGCGAACTCGCGGATCGCGCGGCCGAACGGGTCCGTTCCGTCGCCCTCGACGGCGTCACCTCCGGGATCGGCGGTCGACATACCGACCACGACGGAAGTGGTCGGGAAAACGATATGTGAATGATGGTAGCATATGACATAGTGAGTGGGCACGGACAACGAGGGCGCAGAAACCGGCAAGGTTGGCAGCTACCACACCGACTACCGACGCGGCCGGCAGTCGGGTGGTATGTCCCAACTGCTGCCCGACGAGGCCGCGGACCGACTCGTGTCGACGTGCCGGACGACGGTCGGCGACAACGCCCGCTCGGTGACGTTCTTCACGCGGACCGACCACGAGCAGCTGTACCTGCGCGACGACCTGGAGCAGGACGCCGACCTGATGGCCTTCATCGGCACAGAGCGCCAGGACTTCGCGATGGCCAGCGACGGCTACTCGGGGACTGAGTTGGGCGAGTACCGCTACACCCTTCGGGTGTTCGAGAACGGCTACGCCGTCCGTATCGACGGACGCGACAAGGGCGTCCTCGTCACCAGCGACGGCATGGAGCTTCGCGACTTCAACCACCTCGCCAGCGCCGTCTCCGCGACGCTGGAGGAGTGGGAAGGCGAGGACTGAGGAGACCGCCCCAAGACGTTTCTCGTCCCCCCACCGAGTTCGAGTATGGTCCTCCCGTTGGAGATGGGCTGGCGACACCTCCTGTTCGAGAACTGGCCCGTCGACCCCGACGTGATGGACGCGCACCTGCCCGACGGGCTGGTGCCCGACACCTACGACGGCTCGGCGTGGCTCTCGGTCGTCCCGTTCACCAACGTCGCCGTTCGGCCGAAGGGGATGCCGGAGGGCGCCGGCATCCGCCTCCCGGAGCTCAACGTCCGCACGTACGTCACCCGCGACGGCGTCCCGAGCGTCTACTTCTTCAGCCTCGACGCGCAGGGAGTCGCCAGCGTCGTCGGGGCCCGGGTGTTCCACCGCCTCCCGTACTACTACGCGCGGATCTCGCTCGGCTCGGACGGCCGCGGCGGCGTCCGCTTCCGGAGCCGTCGCCTCCACCCCGGCAGCCGGCCGGCGCGCTACGAGGCGACGTACCGCCCGACCGGCGAGGGGTTCCGCGCCCCCGACGACCCGATGGCCGAGTTCCTCGTCGAGCGGTACCGCTTCTACACGGAGGCGCAGGACGGGTCGATCCGCTACACGGACGTGGACCACGAGCCGTGGACGCTGCACCCCGCCGAGGCCGACGTGACGGCGAACACACTCCTGAGATCCCACGGCTTCACGACGCCGGACGCCGACCCTGTGTACCACTACAGCCCCGGGTTGGACGTGGTAACGTCGCGGAGCAAGCGGCTGTAAGCGGGACCGCGGACGGACGTGAGGCGTCGCGGGCGACGACTACTTCCAGAGGGCGAGGACTACTCCCAGAAGCTCTTCGTCCGCGCGTACTGGCGCTCCTGTTTCAGGATGTCGCGGTAGAAGTCGTCCTCGTCCTCGCGCAGCTTCCCGATGATCCGCGCGGCGTTGTGCGGGCCGACGCCGCGGGCGGCCAACGCGATCACCGCCTGCTTGCCGTGCGCCTGCACGAGGTTCGCGGCGCGGTTCGCCTTCCGGGTCAGTTTCTCCTGTTCGTCGTCCTTGTCGCTCGTGCGGACCGCCTTCACGACCTCGTCGGCCCAGGGGTTGAGCGCGGCGATGCGGGTGGAGCCGCACTCGGGACACTCCGGCGTGTCGCGGACGCGACGGACCTTCGTCCGCTGCTTCCACTCGCCGCAGTGGACGCACAGCTGGATCACGTGGTCGTCCATGATGCGGTCGCGGATCGTCTCGATCACGGAGGCGTCGGCGTTCTCGGGGACGAGGAACTCCCGGCCCGAGGAGCGGCCGTCCGTCCCCAGCGGCGTGCGCTCGCGGGCTGCGACGACCTCGACCCTGCCCTCGTCGATGTCCCCGAGCAGTTCGGCGGTCTCCTCGACCGCGAGTTCCGTGTGGAACACCTCCCGAACCGCCTCGTCGAAGACCGGCGTGTCCTCCAGCGCGGCCATGAGGCGGTCGCCGCCGAACCGTTTGTTCCCCTGATAGCGCTTGAGCGCGCCGAACTTCGCGGCGACGTGCGCGAGGGTGAACTTCAGCGTGTCCGAGTGCTTCAACGCGAGTTCGAGGAGCGCCTCGACGTGCTTCGGGTCGGTCTCCTCCAGCACCTCGATGACGGTTCCGGGGGTGACGCCGTTGGGAACCTCCAGCTCGACGCGGTAGGGGTCGGCCTCCATCCCGACCGACGAGCCCGTTCGCTGGCCGATCAGCGCCGAGAGGAGGCGTCCGAGGGTTCGGTTCACCTCGTGGCCGAAGGCGGCGTTGACGGCGATGCTTCGCCCGTGGCCCTCCACGACGATCCGGTCGTCCGTCGGCATCGGGTGGCCGGCGTCGACGTGGCGCCCGACCGTGTCGAGGCCGACCGAGACGGTGTCGGCATCGGCGGGATAGCGGCCGGCGAACTCGCGGGCGACCGCGTCGGCGTCGGCGCCGCCGGCGAACTGCGGCTCGGCGACGCCGCGCATCTCCCCGACCTCCGCGGCGACGGCGCGGGGGACGGGGATCTCCTGGCCGGTCCAGGAGGGCACCTCGCCGGCGGGGTCCTCGATGGGCGCCACGTTCACCTCCGCCTCCTCGTCGTCGATGTCGTTGATGCGCCACAGCTCCCCGCGCTGGATGAACGCCTCCCCCGGCGCCGCGAAGTTGACGACGAACCGCTCGTCGAGCGTGCCGATCTGGCGGCGCGAGGAGATGTCGTACACGTCGTACGTCTCCTCGTCAGGGATCATCGAGAGGTTCCGGTAGTAGTACTGCCAGGTGCCGCCGGAGGTCTCCAGCACGTCGCGCTCCTCGTCGATCCACAGCAGGCGGTTGCCCGACAGCTCCCTCGCCACCTCGCGGAACGTCTCCTCCGGGAGGTCGCGGAAGGGGTACGCCCGGGTGATCAGCTCGTACGCCTCGCGGGCGTCGACCTCACCCATGTCCATGAGGAGGCCGACGATCTGGTTCGCGAGCGTGTCGAGGCTGCCGTGGTGGATTCCGGACTCCTCGACCTCCCCCGCGACGGCCCGTCGGGCGATCGCCAGCGCCTCCATCGTGTCGTCGGGGGCGTCGGTGACGACGGTGCCGTGGCTGGTCTCGTCGCGGCGGTGGCCCGCGCGGCCGACCCGCTGGAGGAGGCGTGCGACCTCTCGCGGGGAGTTGTACTGCACGACGTGGTCCACCCGTCCCACGTCGATCCCCAGCTCCATCGACGAGGTGCACACGAGGCCCGCTATCTCGCCGGCCTTGAACGCGTCCTCGACCTCGATGCGGGCGTCCTTCGACAGCGACCCGTGATGGACGCCGATGGGCTCCCCCAGCGTCTTGAACCGCGAGCCGAGCGCCTCGGCGGTCTGTCGGGTGTTGACGAAGATCAGGACCGACTCGTGCTCGCGGACGATGTCGCGGATCAGCCGCACGTGGCTCGCGATGTCGGTGTCCGTCGCCAGCTTCCCGGCCAGGCGTTCGTCCTCGGGCGTCGTCGACGGCGAGACCACGTCGAACTCGACCTTGCTCCCCACATCGACCTCGATTATCTCACAGCCGCGGTCGCCGGTGAGGAACTTCCCCACCTCCTCGGGGTCGCCGACGGTCGCCGAGAGGCCGACCCGCTGGAAGTCGCCCGCGAGCCGGCGCACCCGCTCCAGGCCGACTGTCAACTGCGCCCCCCGCTTCGAGGCCGCCAGCTCGTGAACCTCGTCGACGACGACGTGATCCACGTCCGCGAGGGCCGCGCGGAGCTTCTCTCCCGTCAACATCGCCTGGAGCGTCTCGGGCGTCGTGACGAGCACGTCCGGCGGGTCGTTCGCCTGCTTGCTCCGCTGGTAGTCGGTGGT
This genomic stretch from Halobaculum roseum harbors:
- a CDS encoding YqjF family protein gives rise to the protein MVLPLEMGWRHLLFENWPVDPDVMDAHLPDGLVPDTYDGSAWLSVVPFTNVAVRPKGMPEGAGIRLPELNVRTYVTRDGVPSVYFFSLDAQGVASVVGARVFHRLPYYYARISLGSDGRGGVRFRSRRLHPGSRPARYEATYRPTGEGFRAPDDPMAEFLVERYRFYTEAQDGSIRYTDVDHEPWTLHPAEADVTANTLLRSHGFTTPDADPVYHYSPGLDVVTSRSKRL
- a CDS encoding DEAD/DEAH box helicase; translated protein: MSDTPRATGMDAFAALGEEVRSALSERGFATPTAPQRRAIPPLADGRDALVIAPTGTGKTETAMLPVLSALAETRPEGLGALYVTPLRALNRDMRERLEWWGDYLDLDVQVRHGDTTDYQRSKQANDPPDVLVTTPETLQAMLTGEKLRAALADVDHVVVDEVHELAASKRGAQLTVGLERVRRLAGDFQRVGLSATVGDPEEVGKFLTGDRGCEIIEVDVGSKVEFDVVSPSTTPEDERLAGKLATDTDIASHVRLIRDIVREHESVLIFVNTRQTAEALGSRFKTLGEPIGVHHGSLSKDARIEVEDAFKAGEIAGLVCTSSMELGIDVGRVDHVVQYNSPREVARLLQRVGRAGHRRDETSHGTVVTDAPDDTMEALAIARRAVAGEVEESGIHHGSLDTLANQIVGLLMDMGEVDAREAYELITRAYPFRDLPEETFREVARELSGNRLLWIDEERDVLETSGGTWQYYYRNLSMIPDEETYDVYDISSRRQIGTLDERFVVNFAAPGEAFIQRGELWRINDIDDEEAEVNVAPIEDPAGEVPSWTGQEIPVPRAVAAEVGEMRGVAEPQFAGGADADAVAREFAGRYPADADTVSVGLDTVGRHVDAGHPMPTDDRIVVEGHGRSIAVNAAFGHEVNRTLGRLLSALIGQRTGSSVGMEADPYRVELEVPNGVTPGTVIEVLEETDPKHVEALLELALKHSDTLKFTLAHVAAKFGALKRYQGNKRFGGDRLMAALEDTPVFDEAVREVFHTELAVEETAELLGDIDEGRVEVVAARERTPLGTDGRSSGREFLVPENADASVIETIRDRIMDDHVIQLCVHCGEWKQRTKVRRVRDTPECPECGSTRIAALNPWADEVVKAVRTSDKDDEQEKLTRKANRAANLVQAHGKQAVIALAARGVGPHNAARIIGKLREDEDDFYRDILKQERQYARTKSFWE
- the thyA gene encoding thymidylate synthase is translated as MQQYLSTVEDVIRDGTHKPNRTGVDTLSSFSAHYEADLADGFPLLTTKDLSGFRWKSLIHELLWYLSGEEHIRDLREKTGIWDAWADEEGRLDTAYGRFWRRYPVPEEGLEGETWPDDSHRWMNDDERTFDQLAYVLATLRENPQSRRIVVNAWHPANATVSTLPPCHYTFVFNVQGDRLNLHLTQRSGDLALGIPFNIAAYSILLTAVAQRTGFEPGTFAHSVVDAHVYCGTGDRGDWYGDADARAMLRDGLADAESREEYERLADWVEETAPAEAEGDEKKDHVPGLLRQLGREPREKPTLRVADKPLDELAFDDIELLEYDPGPGIEFAVAE
- a CDS encoding DUF7522 family protein → MSQLLPDEAADRLVSTCRTTVGDNARSVTFFTRTDHEQLYLRDDLEQDADLMAFIGTERQDFAMASDGYSGTELGEYRYTLRVFENGYAVRIDGRDKGVLVTSDGMELRDFNHLASAVSATLEEWEGED
- a CDS encoding class I SAM-dependent methyltransferase; translated protein: MSTADPGGDAVEGDGTDPFGRAIREFARDEQTEPLWCVDGAERVEHPIEGFYFAERDESAYETLDSDGLAAPLLDLGAGAGRDVLRFQERYEGEVVGLEPSAHLVATMRERGVDSAVRGDMFALRESFDRDRFRGVYAHGTQLGLARPPHRLREFLADLAFVTTDDAVAVVDNYDPEADGARDLLGWRPDPTPGMGYRVMHFEYEGDVGDTLLFRPFAPDVLREACVGSEWSVATVRYSNDHHYEAVLRKP
- a CDS encoding dihydrofolate reductase, translating into MPDGPGSTDGSPSTGADTDGEGGGGGDIRVSLIAAVAANGVIGAEGGMPWHFPADMRHFKETTTGHPVIMGRRTYESIASDIGGPLPDRTNVVLSRSDPDLPEEVIVTGSVEEALAAARADAAERGVDTVYVAGGGAVYGQFLPLADELVLTEIHDSHEGDTEFPEFDRGEWVEVDREEHDAFDFVVYERRR
- a CDS encoding lamin tail domain-containing protein produces the protein MARPRLVALACCLLLVLAGCVVGPAGSDATVGGGDTATAPPGSDGTPATAAPPADGIRVTVVEIVDGDTFRFEYENGTTDTARLLGVDTPEVYGENSPDEFEGVPDTEAGRSCLREYGDRASAYAKNRLLGEEVTLAFDSNEPRRGYYDRLLVYVHHDGGSFNYALIDRGLARVYDSSFERGDRFYAAEERAMAADRGLWTCRDGTPGPAGEDETIATASATATPAGDGVVVSRIHADAEGEDGENLNDEYVVLTNRGDEPVDLSGWTLSDEAGFTYEFPDGVTLPADASLTLHVGSGEDTETDLYWGRERPTLNNDGETVTLRDEDGNLVAERST
- a CDS encoding tautomerase family protein, with amino-acid sequence MPHLRFDLSVAVTDDERASFAEWVAETYAEVMDTGTDHVGVAVVESDPQLGGAGEDDPVALVNADVRVGRTVDQRHALARRLTTELGDRFGIPERTVYVVVTEHEGADFVLGGEPLDAWEPAERDGSSVGRDGDAGS